The nucleotide sequence AAATGATCAACAAATgctagttattttaattattattattgatttatttactgCTACTTTGGGCCTTTTGGTCAGGTCAACATTCTAAAGTTCTATTATGTCACTCTTTTGGTTATAATCCCCATATGAGTATTGCACTAGGTAAAGGCTGACTAGGTTGTTTTGGGCAAAATATCATATTTGGAACAACATGAGGAACTGGACATCTCAGAGATACCTAGGCAGGGAGAAAAATTTTGAGACCAAGACTTGAACAAGCAATAAAGACAGTGGAGGTGAAGATTCTTTTCCCTCAAATTATTCATTGATTTCAAATTGAAAGCAGTGAATGAAAGGCTGAGAAGTTTGAACAGAGATTTCAGCAATGTAAAGAGGTCTAAGGGATAAAATTGCACCTAAGAATCTATCAGGGAGGAGAGGTTCTGAAAAACATCACAAGCTTTTGTTTGAAGAAAGGGTCAACTAAAGAAGCATATCTCACAAGAAGTGAAGCCCAGTTTAGAATTATCTCAATTCCTGACTGGATTAAAGTAATTGACTTCTAGCCTCTCTGCCTaccagaagcaaaaataaatacctCTGGAAGAAGTTAACATGCTGAAGAGCCTCAGAATATTGGCATTCTATCAAAATAACAAGACGtataagaaaataagttttgaCAGAAAAccaagagggaaaaaagagaaacatatcCACAGATGAACTAGATCTTGAATAATAATAAGacacagactttaaaataactacaattaataaatggaattaaaaatcaAGATGGATAAATTTGGTACCAGAAAAACTGAGAACCAAATGAATATCCTAGAttggaataaaatttaataaataaaattagagactGAATGAAAACAGTAGATTAGACACCACTGAAGAAAGAATAGTGAAATGGACTATAGGACAGTAGAAAATATACAGACTAAAGCAGACAGACAAAAGAATGGAGAATTAGAAAAGagcataaaaatgttaatataagGAACCCAGtgaaaatgtttaacatatatGTTACTGGAATTCTGTTaagtgaaaaagagaagaaaataagatgacatatttaaagaaatatgtcCAAGAATGTCCTAAAAGTGATGAAGGTTAGTAAGATACAGAGATGTAATCACctgatgggttcttcctgcccCTGCACAGAAAAATCAATTCACTGACACCACAGCATTGTGGTaaataaagagtttaattgacaAGAGGCCAGCTATATGTGAgatggagttattactcaaatcactCTTCTTGAGGCTCAGAGGTTACAGTTTTTATAGATGATTTGGTGGGCAGGGGACTTCTGATTGgctggggatgaaatcataggagtGTTGAAAACGATTCACATGCACTGAGTCTGCctttgggtggggccacaggactgGTTGAGTCATAAATCATGGATTCAGGCAGGATCAGTCGATTGCCAGaaagtctgaaaaaaaatctcaaaagaccaatctaGGTTCTAcagtagtgatgttatctacaggagCAACTGGAAAGTCATAAATCCTGTGGCCTCaggccacatgactcctgagcatTAAGGGATTATAGAAACCATACCTACATTTTATCAGAACTCAGGCCCCTCCCATAATCCTAATCTTGTGGTCTttcattagtcttacaaaggGTGGTTTCAGTTCCCCAACAGGGAAGGGATTTGTTTTAGGGAGGGattattatcatccttgcttcaaagttaaactataaattcctcccaaagttaccTAGGCTTACACCCAGGAATGACCAAGAACATCCTGgaggtcagaagcaagatggagtcaactatGTCAAATTTCTCTTAccgtcataattttgcaaaggtagtTTCAATCATACAAGAAATACTTCAAATCCCAAGCatgaaaatacaaagtaaagCACATCTGGTCACATCAAAATAAAGCTGCCAAAGACCAAAGGCAAAGTCTTAACATCgggtagaattttaaaaaacatacttcCTTCAAAAAGCAACAATTAGATTGATgctgacttctcaacagaaacaacagaaaccagactaactgaaagaaaataacaactaACCTATAATTCTCTAACCAGTAGAAATAcgcttcaaaaatgaaggcaaatggGATTATAAAGGATAATACGtctgaataagaaaacaaaggcacTTCTATTTGGATTTCAGTATTGTGTAGTACCTAATTacgttttcttcctttctattaaAAACTTAGAGCCAATATTATGATAATACAAATTCATCAGAGACAAATGTTGATTTTGTTATCAACTGATTACAGAGattaaaattcatttcttatCTATGTTTTGAAATCACATTACTATGAAATTCTCTATAATGTAAAGAACAGGAAAATGAAAAGTGGCATTTGTTTACACAGCAGTGGAAACACACTAAGCAAACCATTCTACCGATAACACCTGTTagctggcattaaaaaaaaaaaggtaaaagtattttcaacaaataaacaCTGAGAGATTTCATCACAAGACCCATACTAAAGAATATGATTTTTTGAGTACCTGAAAAATTATCCCAAACAGAAGCACAGAGAtgcaggaagaaatgaagagcatgaaaaaaggtaaaaatatggGTAATTACAAATGTATGTTGACTAGCAAAATCTTGTGGAGTCTTGAATATACGCAGAATTAAAATTTatgacaacaaaatgaaaaaggtaGAAGGGGTATAAGTGGAGTTAAAATCATCTAAGATTCTAGCATTATCAGAGAAGCAGTAAAGATAAAAATCCATTAGACTTTAACAACTCAAGGATGCCTATTGTAATCTCCAGGATAATTGCTAAAAGAATATATAGCTAATGACATAATAgaggaaaatggaataataaaattatttagttaatccaaaagaaaaaaggaaaagtaacatttaacaggtaggactagaaaaaaaaatggtaagaaaATAGATTCAAATCCAATATAAATCAGTAATTATATTaagtgtaaatatttttaaaaaccaaataaatgacaaattgtattagaggagaaaaaacaaaactcaactatatgttcatcacaggaaatacactttaaatataagggCACAGAAAGGttgaaataaaaggatggaaaagataCACCATGCAAACACTAATAAAAGCTGATGTGCCTATACTAAGATCAAAGTAGAACTTAAGGCAAGAAGTATTACTAAAGATAAAACGGTggcattttataaaaatcaaagtGTCAATATgccaagaaaatataacaattgtaaatatgcaTGTATCTAATAATATAGCCtcaaagtatataaaacaaaaactgacctAACTGGAAGAAATAGATCTGCAAGTACATCTCTCTCAGTAACTCATAGAACAAGCAGCCAGAAAAATCTATAAGGatatagaagatttgaacaacatAGGTAAAGACAACCTAATTcagacatagagagagagagagaacactgcATCAAGCAACTGAAGAATACCAATTATTTTCAAGTAGACATGGAACATTTACCACAATTGAATGTATACagggccataaagcaagtcttagcAAATTGAAATGATTGAAATCAGAGTATACAAACCATATACATTGTGCAAACCATAATGAAATTGAGCtggaaatcagtaacaaaaaggtAATTGGAAAATCCCCATATATTTGGAAGTTAAGCAATGTACTGGTAAATAGCCaatagatcaaagaagaaattccaatggatatcagaaaatattttaactgaatgGTAATTAAAAGGTGACATATCAAAACATGTGAGACGCAGGTAAGTGTACTTAGATGAAAATGTTGTAGGACTTTCTCCTCAGTTCAGCTAAAAACCGGGTTCTTTGGGTTCTTGTCACATAACCAGGAAAAGATAAGGCTTGTGGACACACAGAAGGGTAAGAAAAACGAAATTTATTGGATGTAAAGGGAAAAAAACTCAGCAAAACGAAAGGGGTTCCTGTTAACAGGCCCCCCATCTCACAGACTGAATCCTAGGTTGCCACCCAGAAACATGAGAGGCCAAGCTCCTTCTCCCCTGCAAACAGTGTGAACTTCCCGAGGTCCCGCCCCGTCCACCCGGTGGCAGGTCGGAGGTTCTCCCGGGAGCCCTTTTTACTTGGCTGTTTTGGAAACTGATAGTCTTAAGCacacatattagaaaagaagaatggtTAAAAAAACAATGATTGAGACTTCCAGAATGACTGAGTAAGGGTTAGGATGGATTCTTTCCATCCTCAAAGAATTTTTACTATTTGACCTGTTTGGCAGTTCACTGAAAAGCTTCCTTCACAGAACCTGTCTTTATTTGACTTGACTCAGAGCTTACTCTGTGCAAATAACCCTATCCTCAGggcatttgtaaaaaaaaaaaaaaaaaaagtggtaattGTTTAATATCATAGTTGCCTGATTTGGCATTACTAGCTGGGGTTAACCAGAGGCATGACcaataactgaaaaagaaaaactggagaaTAAGATGGAGACTTTGAAAGGTTTTGATATATTCCTGAGAATTTGGGTCACATGCCTGCGATTGTGCACATGGCTGAGAAAGACCTGAGAAGGCCATAATCTCTCACCTCAGGCTGACTTTGAGGCTCTCACAAGAAGGAAGTGAAGGCTAGGCAGAATCATAAACTGCCTGCATGATCACTAAAGGTATGCCCAACCTGCACCCGCACCCCCGACCCccaaccaaacacacacacacacacacacacacacaccctcagcAAAGGAAAGGAGACATCAGTTCATGGAGATCTCTGTCTAGTTATCAGCTGATCATTAAGCTAATAAGCAGACTTTAATGCCCACACATGATAAAAAACATAGACTTCATAGAATTTGTCCAAGAAAGTCACTACATGAACAaatagcaacagcaacaacaataaatgCCAACAACAAAACTTGGGAGTGGAAATCTCATTTTTAGTTACTATATTATTTTCAGTGTCCAACTTCAACAAAAATTTTTGAGGCATAAAGAAACAGGAAACCTTTTATTGCAAACAGAGTTATATATAAAGGGGGAAAAGCAGCCAGTAGAAACtgttattctacttttttttttttttttttgagacagggtctcactctgtcacccaggctggagtgcagtggcatgaccatagctcactgcagctcaaccTCCTGCACTGAAATGatccttccttcctcagccttccaagcagctgggactacaggcatgcaccaccacaactgactaatttattttagttttgtagagacagggtcttgttatgttgctctggctggtctcaaactcctacactcaaaccatcctccctcctcggcctcccaaagtgctaggattacaggcatgagccaccacacctggcctgaaactGTTATTCTCTGAGTAATTGTCTTTTCGGTTATAAACTGTCTCTGAGGAATTGCAGACATTGGGCGATTAAACCAAGATTTTTAGTCAGCTATTACAAATGTagttaaagaactaaaagaaaccattcctaaagaattaaaggaaaacaaggccaggtgtgatggctcaaacctataatccgaacagtttgggaggccaaatgggtagatcacttgagcccagaagtttgagaccagcctgggcaacatggagaaaccccatctctacaaaaaatacaaaaaattagctaggtctggtggtgcacgcctgtagtcccagctacttgagaggctgaggtgggaagatcatttgagtccaggaagttgaggcttcagttagccaagatcatgccatgccattgcactccagcctgagtgacagagacatgtctcaaaaaaagcattaaaggaaagaattaaaaACTATGCCTTaccaaaaagagacagaaaagtatgtgtgcatacatatatatgtgtgtgtgtatatatatatatatatatacacactttgtatacatatacttttatatagatatatagaaaaatatatatatagaaaagtgtgtgtgtgtgtgtatatatatatgtatatagaaaagTACATATATCCTTTTCTATATATAACCAAACAAATTCTGGAGACACAGTGAAAATTTCTGGAGAAATTCTGGATGGACTAGGGgtccactgacagatgaatggataaagaaattgcaGCATGTATAtaaagtggaatattattcagtcataaaaagagaatcctgccatttgtcacaagatagatgaacctggagaacattatgctaagtgaaataagccagacacagaaagaaaaatgctgcacaatttcacttatatgtagaatcttaaaaaaagtaaaaagaagaagaagaagtaagaaaaaagtcaaatacaCAGACAAAGAATAAAATGGTGGCTGCTAGGTGTGGGGAGTGGATGGGAAGAGGgagatcaaagggtacaaagttgcaGATATATAGGATAAATAATTTAGAGATCTAAGGTACAACATGaggactgtagttaataacaCTGTATTAAAGAtttttgctaagagagtagattgtGGGTGCTCTTGCTACAGTGCACAAAAAAGGGTAACTatatgagatgatggatatgttaatttacttgactatttaaaaattttactacGTGAcaaaaattctggagttgaaaatgaaaaattaaagaggGGTTCAACAGCACATTTGaactgacagaagaaaaaaaaatccatgaactTGTAAACAGGTTAATTGAGATTATCTAATCtaagcaacagaaagaaaaaagaatgcagaaaaatgaaCGTAACTTTAGAGACCTGGAGGACACACTCACGCTACTAGTATTCACATAATATGAGCCCTAgaaggagaggagacagagaaaatggaagaaagaatatttgaagaaataatggccagaAACTTCCGAAATTTGATGAAAAACGGCATCAAATCTGcatatccaagaagctcaacaatcTCCAAGTAGAATAAACCTCAAGACCAAgacacatcatagtcaaactaGCCAAAGATGAAGAATCTGGAAAGCAGCGAGAAGTGATTCATCCCACACAAAGCCCCCACCAGAACATGACTTCCTAGAACCATGCTCCCGGAACCAATGCTGACAGAATCTAAGGTAACAATCACTTGTGAGTCATCAACAGCACTGCCCTATCAGTGAAGTCAAAGATTGAAGAAGAACTCTTTCAAACCTTTCAAGTGCCCCCTCCTTTCCTTAAAGTCTTTTATAGAGGTCCCCTTCTTGGCCATCTCCATCCTGTGAGTCAGGACTGAAAGGACACAGACAGGTCACCGACAGCATTGTTGGGGCAAGCCTGCAAGCACGCATCACTGGGGATCTGACATGACAATGGCCGCCTGCCCCCTCTGAGGGCTACAGGACTTACCCCGTTGGGAAGCAGCTAAGCAGTAAGTAACTGTTGGCTTTAGACTGTATAGTATTTGTTCTAAGCATAaggtaatatataatattttccttaaaaagaagCTCCTAGTCTTACAGTATAACTGAAAACTAGGCATGTATATTTAGTGCATGTTTTTATAGCTATACAGATACACATCTACAGTTTTATATtgtactttatattttaatacacATCTACCTATTTGATAtggttcttattttctttctttcttaaagaaaGTTTTGTGTTCACTTGAGAAAAACTTGGAGGTGAATTTTTTCCAACATCCTAACCCAGTAGACGCCCATTCATCCAGCTACTATTTCCTGAACACCTATCCTGTGGCAGAACGTTTCGCTGGATGCCAGACATAGAGATGGAAGATGAGGTGTTTCTAGCAGGACAGGAATGGCACATGCTCAGTCTGAGCTTAGGAGAGATGGCCTGGAGGAGGTATCTGAGTGCTGAAGGATTCGCTAGGTGAACTGAAGTGAGGTTGGGCAAGGCTATCCAGGGAGAGGGGGCCAGCATGACATGGAAGTGAGGGAGAACCTCGCATATTGGAGGGATTCTAGGCAAAGAGCCATACAACATAGAAAATCAAATTTCCAAAATGCAGTTAAATTCAGTTCAATTCAACCAACATTTTCACCAATTCCCTCCTATATAGGCGGCGTTATACTATAATAGCTGCTGGGTTACAGAGATGTCAGGAAGACATGTCCACACCTAATTTCAATCAAGTGTGACAAGTAACAGTGGAGTAACAGAGAGACAGCATCGCAGAGGTGGTGAGGAACTTTGTCTGGAGGGTCCGAGTAGCTTTCAGAGGGGAAGGGATGAACAGGAATTCAAGCCCACCACAGGAACAAAAGGCACTCTCAGTAGAGGATGCGGCATGTGCTTCACCACACAGGCAGGAAACTGTAGGCAGAGTGCCAAGAGCTGAATAGAGCTCATTAATACTGGGCCTTAGATTTGGAGTTGGGTGCAGGCTGGgtaggaaggagagggagaagcaaGCTGGAGTTGGGCTGCACAGGGCCTTCCTAGGGCGTTCAGCTTTGATCTTTGGGCTACAGGGTCTTTGAAGGTGTCTGAACTGATGTGATAGGACGAGAGAGTGTTTTAGAAAATACCTACAGTGCAGGGGCAGATGAGAGGGTAAGATTAATACAGAGAGCAGCGAGGCTGTTACAGGCATCCTGGCCTGACCTGGCTGTGGTGGGGGAGTTGGAACAGGGTCATGGTTTCAAGAAATGTTAAGGATCTGGATCTCGGCTAGGAGGGCTTGATGGTTGAGAAGTGTGGTGAGGGAGACGGAAAGGTCAAGGATGTGCTGCTGGTTCTGGTTTGTGTGGCTGGATGGATGGTGATGTCACCAGCTGTCCACAGCCTAGCCACTGTCTCTTCatatgcacgcgcacacacacagacatagacacatacacacacacaccccccagctATgtgtcttttctcctcctccactCCCTGTTCCTAAAccagaaatggaaaaacacagAGAAAGTCCTGAAAATTTCCCCAATAGGTCTCATGGATGATGGGTCGGTGAGGTCCACTGAGTGAGGGCCAGACCCTGGCAGCTTCCTCCAGAAAgcacaaaatggaaaacaatgctCTCAGCATGTGCATGCACTCCTTATCTGACAACACTGAGCTCTTTACTACACTCTAACCACCTTCCTATGTCCAGCAGTTTTTCTCATCCCTTGATTCATGTTTGTAGTTACAGGGATTGTTATGGATAATTCTGCTATCTGATTCCTCAGATATGTGGCAATGTTTGAagatctttctccttccctccctcccttcctttcctccctctcttcctttcttccctccctctttctcttttctttttttcttttccttctttcttcctcccagctttcattttattgtgaaatatactGTATTGACTGGGGTACATAAAATATCCATGTACCacttaacacatttttataacAACACACATGAAACTGCCACCAAGCAAAGAAACAGAGTCCTGCTAACACTGCAGAAGCCTCTCTCAAGTACTCACCTAATCACACCCCTTAGTCTCACCTCCCCATCCCACACTCCAAATCCTCCCACACCAGCAACTATTACTCTGACTTTGGGACTCACTTCCTtgcctttctctttctgtgttgAAGTATGTTCCCCTAGACAATGGCATTTAGTCTTGCTTGTTTGGAACTTCATTCTTTGAAATTCCCTGATCCTGCTTCTCTCTTTCAGCATTGGGTTTATAAGATTCACCCATGCTGTTGTAGGCAGCCATGCTGTCTGCCATGTGGCTATACCGCCATTTTTTATTCCACTCTGTTGGGATGGTCATTGGATTGTTTCCAGAGTTGAGCTCTTATGAACAAAGCTCCTTGAACACACTTGTACATGTATCCTAGTCACAGTTCCTAAGTTTCCTCAGGGTTTATACCTGGGACTGGAGCTGCTGGGTCATCTGGTGTCTTTCTTATTGTTCCATATTACTCAATATTGTGTGAGGGCCTTCTTGGTCCATGTCCCTGGAAACAttcaccatcatctctcacctttttgttttaaaccacttTTCCCAAAATAAACTCCTCTCCTAAAATacactctcctcctcccctctgctGTCAGTGGGCCTGTCTTCTGTGCCCCAGGCTCGTAACAGAGGACATTCACATGTGAGCATGCCCATAGGCAGACAGGAACAATTCCCAAGTGAGTACACCAAAACCTAAATTCATTCGAATTGATTTAACAAACGTAAATTCTTCTTGGCCTCATCATGTCACACCTGTGTGTTCTGATACCCTAGTTGAGAGCCACTGTCCTTCTTGGCCGAGTGTCCATGTTTTTAGCAGCCTTGAGCTTGAATGTACTGACTGCCTCTCCAGCTCAAAGCCATGACCACCCCACATGTTTCTCTACCAAAGCTTGTCCCTCACAAACACCATCATGGGGACAAAGAGCAGTGATTACATTTTCTCAAATTCAGTAGTACAGAACAAAGGGCTGTCCCCTGGCACGTGATACTCACAGACCTGTCTTTTCTGCTGCCCCCACAGGGTCTGACCAGCCGACCTGGACCTGGCCAAGGGTCCTGTCATCCCTCATGGCCACCCCACCATTCCGGCTGATAAGGAAGATGTTTTCCTTCAAGGTGAGCAGATGGATGAGGCTTGCCTGCTTCCGGTCCCTGGCAGCATCCTCTCCCAGTATTCGCCAGAAGAAACTAATGCACAAGCTGCAGGAGGAAAAGGCTTTTCGCGAAGAGATGAAAGTTTTTCGTGAAAAAATAGAGGACTTCAGGGAAGAGATGTGGACTTTCCGAGGCAAGATCCATGCTTTCCGGGGCCAGATCCTGGGTTTTTGGGAAGAAGAGAGACCTTTCTGGGAAGAGgagaaaaccttctggaaagaggAAAAATCCTTCTGGGAAATGGAAAAGGCTttcagggaggaagagaaaacttTTTGGAAAAAGTACCGCACTTTCTGGAAGGAGGATAAGGCCTTCTGGAAAGAGGACAATGCCTTATGGGAAAGAGACCGGAAACTTCTTCAGGAGGACAAGGCCCTGTGGGAGGAAGAAAAGGCCCTTTGGGTAGAGGAAAGAGCCCTCCTTGAGGGGGAGAAAGCCCTGTGGGAGGATAAAACGTCCCTCTGGGAGGAAGAGAATGCCCtctgggaggaagagagggcCTTCTGGGTAGAGAACAATGGCCACATTGCCGGAGAGCAGATGCTCGAAGATGGGCCCCACAACGCCAACAGAGGGCAGAGCTTGCTGGCCTTCTCCCGAGGCAGGGCGTAGCCAGCATGCAGGTGCAGGGCCCTGTGGTCCAGACTCCCCTGGGTTGGGATTCAAGTCCAGGGTGAGCCCATGTGCTGGAGAAAATACACACTCATTGGTCTCCTTGCTTTGAAAGATCCAATAAAGTCCTGAGGCAAGGTCTGGAAAACCAACTTCTTTGAGGAAGGCTGGCTGCATGTTTTCCAGGTTTTGTGATGATCCAAGGTCATGTTCCCACCTCTGGGCCACAGAGCTCGGTCCCAGGCAGCTCCCAGTGACCCTAGCCTGTGCGGGTGTTTGGAAGTGGAGACGCTTTGGCTCTCTTTAAGAGTCAAAATGGGGAGGAGAGGCTTGGGCCACGCCAGCTAGAGACACACAGGGACGGAGAGGGGCTGAGACGCCACTGTCTCCTCCACACTGTGGGGAGGTCACTTCTCCTTCACTTGGGGCAGTCTTGGAGGCCTGGAGAGGGCTGACAGCATTCCAGTAAAGGCCTCCGTGCTGTTAACTCTTCGTTTGTGCCTCATGTGGAAGACACAGGCAGAATCCCTGCACGACCCACTCACTGGTAGTTCCGAGTTCCACCAAACGTCTCAGCTGCCCTACTCAGGCAGCATGAGAATGGGGCCTTGGCGTGGGGGCTGAGACTCAAAAGTGCGGCCCCCAATAGCACTGACGCCCCCGATGAGGGAGTCAAGTTGACCCAGGGAGTGGCCTGGGCAATGCATGGGCAtgttccctgcccctgccctcacATATTCCCACTCACATAAGTCTCATGGTCCTTGTGTTTCTGTATTATACATCCTTTTTGGGGGGCTTCCTGCtttcatctattttaaaattaaaataccctAGGGAGTAGTA is from Pongo abelii isolate AG06213 chromosome 14, NHGRI_mPonAbe1-v2.0_pri, whole genome shotgun sequence and encodes:
- the CCDC70 gene encoding coiled-coil domain-containing protein 70 produces the protein MATPPFRLIRKMFSFKVSRWMRLACFRSLAASSPSIRQKKLMHKLQEEKAFREEMKVFREKIEDFREEMWTFRGKIHAFRGQILGFWEEERPFWEEEKTFWKEEKSFWEMEKAFREEEKTFWKKYRTFWKEDKAFWKEDNALWERDRKLLQEDKALWEEEKALWVEERALLEGEKALWEDKTSLWEEENALWEEERAFWVENNGHIAGEQMLEDGPHNANRGQSLLAFSRGRA